The genome window TTCCTACGATCACGCCGCTGCCCGCCGCCGATAGAGCCGCGCTCGACACACCCGCCGATGCGAAGGTGCTGCTCACGCTGTCGCGGTTGCATCAGAAGAAGGGCCTTGACACGTTCCTGCACGCGGTGGCGGGGCTCCCGGGCGTCTATGCGTGGCTCGCGGGCGACGGGCCACTCGAAGCGGAGTTGAAGGCGCTCGCCGCCGATCTCGGGCTGACGGATCGCGTGCGCTTCCTCGGCTGGCGAACGGACCGCTCGGCGCTGCTCCGCGCGGCGGATGTCTGCGTGCTGCCTTCGCGCTACGAGCCGTTCGGCAATGTCATCCTTGAAGCCTGGGCCGCGAAGACTCCCTTCGTCGCGGCGAAAAGCGCCGGTCCCGCCGCGCATGTGGCGGACGGCATCAACGGTTTGCTCGTGCCCATCGACGATGCGGAGGCGCTGCGCGCGGCGCTCGCCCGCGTGCTGGGGGACGACGCGCTTTCGGCGGCGCTCGTCGCTAACGGCTATGAGACCTACGAGCGCGATTTCACGCCCGACGCCGTGACGGCGCAATGGCTCGCGTTTTACGATGCGGTGCTCGCGAGGGATACGGCGGCGCTGACGCGATTGAG of Rhodomicrobium vannielii ATCC 17100 contains these proteins:
- a CDS encoding glycosyltransferase — its product is MRILQIMTSKANGGAETYACDVIMKLHEAGVDQCVVMREDQSRFGELKAAGVRLAPEVLRFPFAPAQRFLIRRLIGREKPDVVQTWMRRAASLASKGAQPVIGWFGGYYDPAHFTACERIVGVTRDIRDHMVKSGVAPERAHYIPTFPTITPLPAADRAALDTPADAKVLLTLSRLHQKKGLDTFLHAVAGLPGVYAWLAGDGPLEAELKALAADLGLTDRVRFLGWRTDRSALLRAADVCVLPSRYEPFGNVILEAWAAKTPFVAAKSAGPAAHVADGINGLLVPIDDAEALRAALARVLGDDALSAALVANGYETYERDFTPDAVTAQWLAFYDAVLARDTAALTRLSAAA